A stretch of the Nicotiana tabacum cultivar K326 chromosome 6, ASM71507v2, whole genome shotgun sequence genome encodes the following:
- the LOC142182210 gene encoding uncharacterized protein LOC142182210 → MIKLGDFEPIDVSKPLLHPMSYKLIVEERSQEKGEYRDDQTDDEGWILVTRRRCCKTNSQRESNKQLTRVKIVKKPKKKMMKKNWKKAKMAENHYQRLRCPVTLEDPRAFYEYIKALCCKIDEEETKNEDPSLLPPPLPEQLTGNSEEVDICNAKITFTNDDILLGETHHNLPLFMVGFVREQRISRILIDDGFGVNIHPIRTVKELGIPMNELCESCLMIQGFNQGGQRVIRAIKLEINMGDLHSSGVEKKIVADDKPFTEAESNFADEKFYLKNYVSKEGNINDVMWTKSVVKKVDITTSKEKITVEKDQVLHDRNKMNESSSSKKVTLVLRYVPKARKVEDLSSELQGFVKSSSHNSLLNIALSAKRKNEGFDPNAYKLLAKARYDPNEPSKLGKLPPEASNPTQKIMMEKGYPLKQSRERLGYKQPPPICISIKRASCNYITAKEVSMMLNKKPSVFDQLTKPRTSVFDRLGPLKKENKRHGSDRRIGAPIFAKKEILTTDCPSLIPSRMSVGSSYHITIHDEQNASSYTEVEEKCLDIHVCHHISFNDGDPQEDKDAKDAPLELEEGVKTTVDALKKVNLGVVEDPKPTYVSASLTNDKEGKYIKLLKELKDVFAWSYKEIPGLDPKVVAHHLAVRRVNKLIEAGFVREVKYPTWISSIVPVRKKNGQIRVCVDFRDLNNACPKDEFPLPIPEFMIDAMTGYEAISFMDGSSGYNQIRMASKDEELTAFRTSKGIYCYKVMPFGLKNAGATYQRAMQNIFDDMLHKNVECYVDDFVVKSRKKYGHLQDLRMVFERLRRYQLRMNPLKCAFGVTSGKFLGFIVRHRGIEIDQAKVDAILKMPEPKDIHELKRLTRNAFESIKSYLMKPLVLAAPIPGKPLILFISAQERSVGALLAQGNSEGKENALYYLSRMMPTNELKYSPIEKLCLALVFSIQKLKHYFHAHIVRLVSRANPIKFVMSKPVLSDRLVRWYLQFQQFEIMYVPQKAVKGQALADFLADHPIPDD, encoded by the exons ATGATTAAACTTGGTGACTTTGAACCTATCGATGTGAGCAAACCATTGCTTCACCCTATGTCTTATAAACTAATAGTGGAGGAAAGATCTCAAGAGAAAGGTGAATATCGTGATGATCAAactgatgatgaaggttggattCTTGTGACTCGGCGAAGATGCTGCAAGACAAATTCACAAAGGGAGTCAAATAAACAGTTGACTAGGgtaaaaatagtgaaaaaacccaagaagaaaatgatgaagaagaactgGAAGAAAGCAAAAATGGCGGAGAATCACTATCAAAGGCTACGTTGTCCAGTGACATTGGAGGACCCGCGAGCTTTCTATGAATATATCAAGGCCTTATGTTGTAAGATAGATGAAGAAGAGACAAAGAATGAGGATCCATCATTGCTGCCACCTCCATTGCCTGAACAACTCACTGGGAATTCTGAAGAAGTGGACATTTGTAATGCAAAAATCACATTTACTAATGATGATATTTTGCTTGGTGAAACACACCATAATCTCCCCCTATTTATGGTTGGCTTTGTGAGAGAACAGAGAATAAGTAGAATCTTGATCGATGATGGGTTTGGCGTCAATATTCACCCAATTCGTACTGTCAAAGAGCTTGGCATACCGATGAATGAACTATGTGAAAGTTGTTTGATGATTCAAGGGTTCAATCAAGGGGGGCAAAGAGTTATAAGGGCTATCAAATTGGAAATAAATATGGGAGATTTGCATTCGA GTGGGGTCGAaaagaagatagttgctgatgatAAACCCTTTACCGAGGCTGAATCAAACTTTGCCGATGAAAAATTCTACTTAAAGAATTATGTCTCAAAGGAGGGTAACATTAATGATGTGATGTGGACCAAAAGTGTTGTAAAGAAGGTTGATATCACAACTAGCAAGGAAAAGATTACAGTTGAAAAAGATCAGGTGCTTCATGATAGGAACAAGATGAATGAGTCATCTTCAAGTAAGAAAGTGACTCTTGTTCTTCGCTATGTCCCAAAGGCAAGGAAAGTTGAAGATCTATCTTCTGAATTACAAG GGTTTGTCAAATCATCAAGCCACAATTCGCTTCTAAATATAGCACTTTCTGCAAAGCGCAAAAATGAGGGCTTTGACCCAAACGCCTACAAGTTGTTAGCAAAAGCTAGATATGATCCCAACGAACCATCCAAGTTGGGAAAGCTCCCGCCTGAAGCTTCAAACCCAACTCAAAAGATTATGATGGAGAAAGGGTACCCACTAAAGCAATCACGTGAAAGATTGGGTTACAAACAACCCCCGCCAATCTGTATCTCCATTAAAAGGGCAAGTTGTAACTACATTACTGCTAAAGAAGTGTCTATGATGCTTAATAAGAAGCCTTCTGTGTTTGATCAACTTACGAAGCCAAGGACCTCAGTCTTTGATAGGTTGGGACCATTGAAGAAGGAAAACAAGCGTCATGGAAGTGATAGAAGGATTGGAGCACCTATCTTCGCTAAAAAGGAGATTTTGACCACAGACTGCCCAAGTCTgattccttctagaatgag TGTGGGGTCATCATATCATATCACCATTCATGATGAACAAAATGCTTCATCTTATACGGAAGTCGAGGAAAAATGCCTTGATATTCATGTATGTCATCACATATCTTTCAATGATGGTGATCCTCAAGAGGATAAAGACGCTAAAGATGCACCACTTGAGCTTGAAGAAGGGGTGAAGACAACGGTTGATGCGCTAAAAAAAGTCAATCTCGGAGTAGTTGAAGATCCAAAGCCCACATATGTCAGTGCCTCTCTAACTAATGATAAAGAGGGCAAATATATTAAGCTACTTAAGGAGTTAAAAGACGTATTTGCTTGGAGCTACAAAGAAATTCCAGGTTTAGACCCCAAGGTGGTTGCTCATCATCTTGCTGTTAGACGAG TTAACAAGCTTATTGAGGCTGGTTTTGTTCGTGAAGTTAAGTATCCTACATGGATTTCAAGCATCGTCCCTGTAAGAAAGAAGAATGGCCAAATCCGAGTTTGTGTTGACTTTAGGGACCTAAATAACGCTTGCCCTAAGGATGAATTTCCTCTTCCTATCCCTGAGTTCATGATTGATGCAATGACTGGATACGAGGCGATATCTTTCATGGATGGTTCATCTGGATATAATCAAATTCGCATGGCATCGAAGGATGAAGAACTTACTGCCTTTCGCACCTCTAAAGGTATAtactgctacaaggtaatgccttttggtttgaagaatgctggtgctacATATCAACGTGCCatgcagaatatttttgatgACATGCTTCATAAAAATGTGGAGTGTTATGTTGACGATTTTGTGGTAAAGTCAAGGAAGAAATATGGTCACTTGCAAGATTTGAGGATGGTATTTGAACGGCTTCGGAGGTACCAACTCAGAATGAATCCATTGAAGtgcgcctttggagttacttctgggaAGTTCCTCGGTTTTATTGTTCGACACCGAGGTatcgaaattgatcaagctaAGGTGGATGCTATCTTGAAAATGCCCGAGCCTAAGGATATTCATGAATTAAAAAGGCTTACAAG aaatgcttttgaaagcatTAAGTCTTATCTGATGAAACCTCTAGTACTGGCAGCCCCCATACCTGGAAAGCCATTAATATTATTCATTTCAGCACAGGAAAGGTCAGTAGGAGCGCTTCTAGCTCAAGGAAACagtgaaggaaaagaaaatgcaCTTTATTACTTGAGTAGGATGATGCCTACAAATGAGCTCAAGTATTCACCTATCGAGAAGTTATGTTTGGCACTCGTCTTCTCTATTCAGAAGCTGAAGCATTACTTCCACGCTCACATTGTGCGACTCGTCTCAAGAGCGAATCCTATCAAGTTTGTCATGTCTAAACCAGTGCTAAGTGATCGATTAGTAAGgtggtacctccaatttcaacaatttgaaattaTGTATGTTCCTCAAAAGGCGGTTAAAGGACAAGCATTAGCGGACTTCCTAGCTGACCATCCAATTCCAGATGATTAG